The following DNA comes from Erigeron canadensis isolate Cc75 chromosome 3, C_canadensis_v1, whole genome shotgun sequence.
GCACAAAAGTTGACCATAAGTGATTTGTACCATGATTAATCATTGGAAGGTAATGCTCAAGATGTTCTTGTGTCTGTTCTACTTCCGTTGAAGACAGAAATCTGGTAGCCAAATAGTACAAACTCTTTgaatattaaagttaaaaaaagtttatttgatcagtttagaggtggcaatattGGTGGGCTGAGAAAAATGTGAGTTCAGGTCAGTTTATCCCGCCAACAATTATAattggtttttttataaaaattatgactATACTATTTATTTTGATATCTAACTTTTAACAATTCGGAATAAGAGgttgtaaaaactaaaaagatgaCCAACACTTTATACGACTTAAATCCAATTTAACCCATTTCATTATAAGTCtgtttttgaatttgatctGTTTCAACTCATTAGAGATAACGACCAATATCTACCCACTTGCCCGTCGATAGTTAAGTAGCCAACTTACCCAACATGGTTTGTCGAAATACTTGTAGGACTCCCTATCATTGGTGCCTCCTGTTAAATTAAACAATGTTATTAGAATTCACGATTTTGACATctgaaacaaaaaagaaacaagagaCTCAAGATCATGGACCACTTTGTGACAATAGCCAGCTACAATCTATGATTAACACAGCCTGCTCAATTATTAATCTACATGACGGATAAATGCAGTGCCTATTACCTGATATTCCTCAAATTCAACATCCTCAATAAACACGACGGTGGGAGTATTAGTGAGAGGTGGTCGTAGCAATCCTTGAACTTGTTCCAACGTAACTTTGAACTGAAGTATCTCTTCATCAAGTTTGAGGTGTTCATTGTTAGAGCACATGCTGCCCCCCTTTTTCCTTTTAGCAGGAATAGAAGCTTTATCGATTTCTGACAATATACTGTCTGGATTTTTTGACTTAGATACAATACTACTCTTCAAAGGTTCTTCATGAGTAGACACCCTTGTGCGTGTTGTTGCATTCCCCTGCAGTGAGGTAACATTAATACAACTAAATAGAAAGACCCTTATTAGGTTCACTAGACATTTTGACTCAAGTAGAGGAGGTAAAGCAGGAAGGTCCGCCAGCTTGGGTAACGAGACAAAGCAGGCAACTTTTAGTACACAAGCTTTAAACAATTAAAAGTAACAATTTCGGAGACTACCTATTTCCTGTCAAGCATTTTTTTCTCGAATAAGCCATTCAAAACGACACATATCCGGTACGGTGATTCATAGGTAATTTGGTCATAATTCCTACCCTGACTCGACTGTTGACAAAATAGACCTACCTTGTCAGATGTAGATGCAAGTGGTACTTTCCTGGATCCCATAACAAGCTTTCCATCGGGCTCCAACCTACTGAATGTTACTGAgacaaaaaacaatattaaaaagaTAGAAGCTCACAATACTAATAAAAAGATGGGATTATTACCTGtggatgtaactaactatgaccaaatatctatgttatgtaaagatcttgtaaaatATCTATGCCATTATGAACTTTCACATCCCGGTTATTAGATCTacctgaccaatcaaaaactaacAAGTGCCatcttatatggttgccacatatacctgGGTACACCCAATAACTGAGAtgtgaaagttcattacatggcATAGACATTTTATGAAATCTTTACGTAATATACACATTTGGTCATTGTTAGTTACATCCACATGTAATAATCCCTAAAAAGATATGTTAACATATATGACTTTGTCTAAATGAACATGCTCAAGTGTTGGGGAATTGACCCTAATGATGAAGAAAATATTGAGAGCttaaatcaatatatacatCTTGACAAAACAAGGACAAGTGGCATGTGTGGTTTACCAGTATCGCCAGCTTGCAGCTTCATTGACTGTATACAAGGAGCTACTCCttctaaaacatacaatttgCTACCATTGTTGAACCAAAATCTAAAATGTAACACCCAGTCGTTTCCATTCAAATCTTGGATTACAAGGGGACAACCTTCAGGTTGAGAAATTGGAGGAAGATAAGCCTGTACAAGAACAGTAAATGTATTATATTGATAACACATATATGAAAAATCTGAAACAACTATATCATGGTCACAGCATAACACATTAAATTTTGTATAGTTCACTCATACCATCACCCAAAACCAAAATCTCATATCATAACCTTAATTTGTACCATACAGTTAGATAAGTACATATATGAGACATAAACGATATAGACTAACCTCTGCACATTTCTTGGGAAGCACCAATCGCCCTATCTTCCCAACATCACTAGCACTCAACACTTTCTCAAACAAAGGGGTAATCTTGGCATTTGAACTATCAAGGAGTCAAAATGAACAACAAACTATTGTGTTCAGTAACAAAATGCTAAACAATTACTTTACAAAAGGATATAAAGAACAACATGGGGAATGAGTTGTGCATATATTTTATGCTACTAACCACTGGGTATTTGTAATAAATAACAATAAGAGTTGAAAGTAGAATACCCTCGAGAGATTTGTTGTAGTTCTTGATCTGTTATTCGAGGCCAGTAACGAGGAAGTAGCTGAGGCCTCCATGTATCTCCTCGAGCAATTACATTGTGAGCCTGGGCTCGGGTAGACGCTTCAGCTCCGCTATTATTACAGCATGGCTTCCCTACTGATGGTGGGGGGCACAGCCATTGAGAACGAACTTCTCCTCGAGCAATTGCGTTGAGAGTCTGAGCTCCAATAGGCGCGTCAGCTCCATTATTATTACAGCATGGTTTCCCTACTGATGGTGGGGGGCACAGTCGTTGACAATATACTCCTCGAGCAAATGCACTGTGAGCCTGAGCTTCAATAGAAACGTCAGCTCCGTTATTATTATAGCATGGCTTCCCTACTGATGGTGGGGAGCACAGTCGTTGAAAATGAGCTTTAGACGTCTTTCCCTTTTCACTACTTTTATCATATTCCACAAATGTAGTTGGGAAACTAGAGCGAGGAAGGGCATTCGTATGAGATAAAGATTTTGATTGGTAAGGAACATCTTTAAACGAATTATGTTTTCCATCAGACTGGCCTCCTGAAATAAAGCAGTTAAGTAAAACTTGTTTTGCTCATTAAAAAAGGTTTACATCTTATTTGACATGATATGGTTTACCTGTGAATGTGGATCTATCTCCTCCGATCATCTCGGATGTACTGACCCGCCAAACGTCATTTACTAATCCCTCGGAAGGATTGTTAGTTGTTCTTTTACCCAGAGAACATGAAGTCGACTGTGATTCCGGTTGACCTTTAAAGGTGTTGAATATAACTGGTGCTTGCCGCCATGGTACAGGACCTGATCCAGCAATAGATCTCCAATTTCTCGAAGAGATATCTCTGACTCTTTCACCAGCTCCATGGTGGAAAGGAGAAGCACATGGCCAGCTAGGATTTGGTGTCTAATAAATGAAACATCAATTACagataaaagaaataaatgagaCGATATATAACTATGCATACCATGATGTATTTTGTTTTAAAGAGACTAGATGAAGTGGTGTAACTGTGTAATACACTTTTCACTAAAGAATCTGAATTAAAATGTAGAGCTAATATGTAATTGTGCATACCAAGATGTACTCTGTTTTTGCACAGTTGAGACATTCGATTCCTCCGGCATCCAACAATACGAACATATGGAATGATACTATGCATCCACAATGAATTTGCTGCAAAGTATATAATGGTCCATCATTCAAGTTCCTAACTTTTATCCTAAGAACTTAAAGATTGTGCCAAGAAAACAAATTCCCAACACTATCACATCATAAAAAAGCATATTAAGTCAGCTAACTAGCCTTAACTGATCCCTAACCTTTCCACAAGATTCGCAACATCTCCAGCCAGCAGTATTCACATGATATGTGTCGCAGAATTTTCCATCTTTGTAAACAGAACTACAGCGTAATCGAACAAGAGTCAGGACCTCATGATATATTAGtaaagaaacaatagaaaaggAAAGCAACAAAAAACAAAGTAACACCTAAACCACCGAAATGCAATGTAACCGGGTCATCTTACGATAGAAACATGAGGATTGGATATACTTTAAATGATGGTATCAAAAGTGATAGTTTAATCCACATATGCACATGCTTTCTTTGTTCTTTGGTCACATTTCAGATCAGAAAACCACATTGATTGAATACATTGTTCATATTCCATAAGCATGTAACAACTTCCTTCAATAATCATCCTCAATCAATCATTAATCAAAAGTGTTTGCAAAAGATTGATACTTCTCTACCCCTTCTTTtctaactataaaaaaaaacacatatatgtGGGGTATCCCAGCTGTTGGGGACCCCACCAACTAGTCTTGCGGCCAACATGGACAAGTTGAATCGCATAACCAACAATTAGAATTAGGACTTGTGACCCTTTCCAGTCACCCTGTATATCCCCAACCACTATGCTACTCGAAATGAATCAACACATACATATGACTTCCGAAACGAGAAACATCATTTAAGGGTAATCATTTCCAGCTCATATGGACTACTATCGCACAACTAAAATTTCATCTCACAATCAATTTCGGGTCGATGGCCTTTGCAATAGCCACGGTCCGTCAAGGGAGCCATTCAGCATTTATATAAACATACCGAGCAAACTACATTAACTATATCACCATCATCATTAAGAACCCTCATTcagatatttatttaattaattgatgataAAAGCAAGCTTccaaaatataataacatatattaatatcacACATATATAACTTACAATACAAGCAACAATACAATactaacatataataataataatagtatcaGAAATAACAAACTCAAAACATTCTAACaagaaacattaaaaaaatataatagcattattatatatttattaatatggATAAAATGTTAGAAAAGAATAAATACGAGCATCGATGGCAGAGGTCAGCGTAATCTCCGGTCCGGCAAAGCCATCCTTGTTTAGGGACTTCAACTGCCTGTGTACAAAATCTATTAAAACATGGTTTTGAACCGGAAGATGACGCCATCATCATCACCGCCGGGATTAATATTAAAAGCAACCGAATTTCCTTCCTTTACGGGATACCCACATCGATTTTTGAAAGCCTTAGAACCCTAAATTGGGCATTTcaggtgtttttttttccttatacataaatatttatGATGATGAGTGTTTATAACAGGGAGAGGTATGTATAGTttggtgttttttgtttttattttttgcaggAGGTTTTGTAAAGAGAAAGTTACAAGGGGGGAGTGCTAAAAGTTGTGACTTGGGTGTCTTACTGTGTGAGTgtgaatatacatatatttattgtatgtatatattttgtatctatAGATATATAGGGGGTGAAATGAGGGGACTTATGTGTGTcagggtttttgtttttaattctaGTAGTGGGTATCTAGAATCTATTTATTTTTGAGTTTATTCCTTGAAAATCTCACTAGTTTTTATTttgcctcttttttttttctttataatttttcaGCGTCTGTATCACTTTCAAAATCTCATTTTTTTGTTCAATTTATTGTTTGCTTTGATTTCTTGTAACAAAAAATGGCACCACATAGGGATGTATGTGGGTCGAAACCCGGCCTAAACGGCGTTGAACCATGACCCGTGAGTGCATGAGAAAATAACTATGACCCGGTCCGTGAAGATTCAGGTCGTTTTAGTTCGGGTTAAGCTCGGACGAGTCATGGTCGGGTCGCAGGTTTACTTCACATTTTCTCAGTTTTTGACATCACCCGACCCAACCCCACCAACTCGTGACCCTGTAGTGCAACAAAACCTTGGCCTGTGACCCAGATCATTAGGACTTCGGGTGGGTCGGTTTCAAGCCAGATTCGGACGGGCGGTTTTTGCGGGTGAGTTGCATATCCCTAGTTGGCTAGCTCCACatccttttttggtttttgcttCTATCTTTTTTAACCTcaaatgttttaatttattagtttAAAAATGGTTTTAATGAAAGAACTCAactcgactcgaccattttttttttttacaagttgaCTTTATTTGACCAATCCATACTTGGAAAATTTTTAgacaaaataaagtgaaaaactcaaaatgttcaaattcaaaatctaacaaattagaacaccttaatatgttataataaacatatcctaTAAGTTTTAGACCTTGAAAACATCGGATGAAGCTCGGAAAATTTTTGCTCAAAGACAGCGGGACTGCGGCCGCAAGCACGGTCGTCCGTGCTCTCAAAAACTGAACACCAAGAGGAAATACTGCATACGCTGAGCACGGTCAACCGTGTCTGCGTCTGTACTCTTACTGCACACAtaaaacatcaaatttgactattaacTCAATTTGCAACCTTTTCCAAACTAAATCACAAGTTCCATCACACATTAAATCTGAGTTCAAACCTTCACATgacataatttacaatataattaCTACATTCGAAACTTTAACCattgaaatttacattaaaacaaCCAAGCGGGTCACTCGCCCGCATTTACCCAAAGTGACGAAATGACCAAGTTGACtccaaaatgatttatacttTAATCCACCCTAATAGTCAATACTTCAAGACTTAAAATACATCATACACAACATTCTCATTCGAAAGAcacatgtatcaagagccaagagtTTGAGAGGGAATtaactaggtttctaaccaaaatGTCATTATTCTACGGATGACCAAATACCTTCAAGTCACTAACACTTCAAgtcaacaacttcaaatcaacaatacctagttccttcttctggaaccacctataaaatggtaaataactaaaacgtaagcgaatgcttagtgaataaacttgcatacaattatacatacgaaggagggcaaaaacacaaaagactatgcatgtagccaatgataccgtcatatcatcacttgcatactcacttttgcgctaacaaaacatacatggatccatatacacTAAACAATAATCTCAAAAGGTTTTTAGGCCtcaaaggttcttaggcctttaTCTCATCTgaactatggggttcttaggccccggcctcaaattaggccctaacgccgaatcgattaccacacatggaatccaccatcgtatggtaatcgacccaacgcacatataagagtatgcaagATTACTCACCTCCTCCGTGACTATCAACAATGCAacaacaagtgcaaagctttcaacctatcaattcaatacaatatgcacataagactttattcacaatcttggctaactcacttagccaaactaacgattcactagcattcctattcACCCAAACTCAATTTCTTTGAGTTGGCTTAAAATCAAGTTTCACTTAACAAAGCTCAATCTTTCTAACTCATCAATCTaaattatctatcattttgctaaaaatctcattttaccaccaacatgtggccatttcatctagttgctcaaaattaccaaattctcattcactagccttttccaaacccaaaacccaacccatttgtcattgagttactttcaccTTTAACAACTATATTAGGTAGTTCATCTTACCCTTTTCAACCACATTACAATAACTagcaaaattttatcttttcttacaaactcaaattATTACTTTGAACTTATCaacttcataatcaaacacatcatataactcaatgacaactaggttaactaaggaattgagagaaattaaccataatttattttctAGCAAAAAaaccccaatttggttcatccatgaaccctaaattcaaaaagaaagataaaaactaaattaggggaattcaatacctcaacaaacaATAGGTTAATGCTTAGACTTAAGTTGGaaaattcttcttcctttcttttctgTAGCAATTTCGGCCACCACTACAAAACCCGCAAGCCCTAGCTTTAATTTGCTTGGTAAAGATTAtcgatgatgatggtgatgatttttatggatgatcttattcttgaattaaaggattttagtttgatttttgaagagAACAATAAGAATTGCATGAAAGAAATGATGGGGGAAGAAAGAAATGGAGTGGAAACATGACTCATAAGAAAAGAGTTAGCTGGCACTTCCTAGAGATGCCACGTCCCATTTCTCCGATTGTGGGAATTTTACCCattatccgctaaagttccgaCTAAATTAACCCCCGATTCAGAATtgaaatactaggaaattattttaatgtcaaaactacaaaaaggggttaatttatttatcttaaaattattggggtgttacatttaacCATTATGGTTTTATGCATTCCTGAGATAATgcttgatgagcgtccattttgtgataaaaacccccgttaaaaggcttcatttctatgcctaaatgagttattatttcagaactattggtacttaatgaattgtatgtttatgcaggttcacggaagatgtgagagagggtaaatgacatcaagtgactcaagaaggaagcctatgaagttacaagacgcAAGGAAGTGATTcaggagccaaacgaagacgcaAAAGAACGAACAGCAGCCAgcagcgccgctggtcggcccatATCAGAAACCGACTTAAAAACCTATATAAGtcaaactaaccctcaaaaccctaagagagggccgattcagcagccctagccgcatAGTATCAACCCTAGATCGACTTTGCAAATTtccagaaggttttggagcttctaacgccttccgatcttcatccttggtctagatcttttatcttttatttacttctattatcaaacaatgtctttTATCTTCAAAGACTTTGTTATTCATTTAATAATGTTAGGCTAGTAggttgaatacttgtttggatcaatgtgatcatctagacacttattgttttactgtgtttgtttataatctgttggagtgtgttttactctTTATcttagatccatgtttatttgTAATTCATATTATTATCAGTTTGATATCTGAACatgttagtttaattttaatggttgtctatgatcatacactaggactaatatgctaggacagaaaacgactagtcaGTCTATagctagaagtaaaaagtgattcactcgtaaccgagggatccaaaACCATAGTAATTAtaatgaattgaacatgatgcttaacaatgtcataCACGATCCTTttacttggaaacgagcactgtggtcaccggagataATTATATCTGGCCATGGCTTAAGAGTCAGGTAATTataagatgaattagtaacacaaactttaggtcattaatgcttaaacaatgaatctagcgataatttgtttatagggtagtgtgagtctagcgacaacactagtAATTAGGCGAAGTGAATCTAACGGGAGTCTGAGCCGTGATGAAGTTTTCAACAGTCtagcaaaccagtaggatagtatttggtcgtaccatgagatcggaaatgccaaacaaatattttaattaaaatactgttatttgttttttaaaactattttcagacTTAGCCTCTCGATGAATATGCGGTTGCGACTTTTATTGCATTAGTataataggaaatcgtgacaaccccacaaccgctagaattacacatattattatattgggtAAAACAACGCGTCCCTGTGAACGATCCtgtagcttatcactagactatactacaGTGACCGGGTTCTTTGCTCGTTAGTGTGGTTTTGTtttaagatagttacttgtacaacattttataaatttaaagactaAATAAAAACGCACATGAATGCTCCTTTTTATAGGTTATACCATCCAGTCATATTGAGAATTGATATCCGTATCATTGTTTTTGAATAATTTACCACACAGTAAAGTGAAACAACAAATTGTATAAGTTGATGATGCATAAATGTGGTAAATCTATCTAATTACATGGTATTAATATCATCTCCCATTAGTATGAAATATCAATAGCCAATTAAATGATAACAAATGTTTTTGTTAGACCCCACATGTGTACTAGTTTGTCATCTTTCCCCTCCAAGATCATTTGCATACTTTTTTTacaaagtattttattttacatactTCTTTAGAAATGTTTCTATCCATTATTGTTGGTTCCATCGTACTTCTTTTAACAAATAATTGTATCCGGTCGAATAGTTCACATAATCAAAACATGTCCATACATTGGTTAGTATTTGTGAGTATccttctatatgtatatatggtttTGTATGTCTATAAAAACCTCTCATTTATTTCAATTTCTaccaaaaatacaaatttaaaaatgagttattcataaaaataaataaataaataagttaagATATGATATAAGAAGAGGTTTAGAATGTTTAAAATGAATTCAAAAGTTGAATTTCATTTTAAATCTTTAACAATTAgttatcaaaattaaaatttttaaactctttttaatttttcaaaccTTATTGTGTAAACTAAAACACAATAAAAactttaattgtatatatatttttgaattaagtaacttttgaaaatatatttgataGAATGAAATTGAACTGATATAAACAgagaactttttatttaaatatgagtgtatatatatagaaatgagATATTAACACATTAACCAATTAATCTATCATTTTACCTAGAAAAtacgaaaaatatatataagtacataaAATAAgtagctatatatataacattaacaaataataaaattaaagctTTTAGAATATTATGG
Coding sequences within:
- the LOC122594640 gene encoding B3 domain-containing transcription factor VAL3-like isoform X2; translation: MMMASSSGSKPCFNRFCTQAVEVPKQGWLCRTGDYADLCHRCSSVYKDGKFCDTYHVNTAGWRCCESCGKQIHCGCIVSFHMFVLLDAGGIECLNCAKTEYILTPNPSWPCASPFHHGAGERVRDISSRNWRSIAGSGPVPWRQAPVIFNTFKGQPESQSTSCSLGKRTTNNPSEGLVNDVWRVSTSEMIGGDRSTFTGGQSDGKHNSFKDVPYQSKSLSHTNALPRSSFPTTFVEYDKSSEKGKTSKAHFQRLCSPPSVGKPCYNNNGADVSIEAQAHSAFARGVYCQRLCPPPSVGKPCCNNNGADAPIGAQTLNAIARGEVRSQWLCPPPSVGKPCCNNSGAEASTRAQAHNVIARGDTWRPQLLPRYWPRITDQELQQISRGSNAKITPLFEKVLSASDVGKIGRLVLPKKCAEAYLPPISQPEGCPLVIQDLNGNDWVLHFRFWFNNGSKLYVLEGVAPCIQSMKLQAGDTVTFSRLEPDGKLVMGSRKVPLASTSDKGNATTRTRVSTHEEPLKSSIVSKSKNPDSILSEIDKASIPAKRKKGGSMCSNNEHLKLDEEILQFKVTLEQVQGLLRPPLTNTPTVVFIEDVEFEEYQEAPMIGSPTSISTNHVGFLSSTEVEQTQEHLEHYLPMINHASSKQNISENSGSLKTIEGISVLADIASSQATARHPCHKAGCTCISCSRPPSATKHKSTCSSDVCRGKEVGNSIQNQTQLLYADIIRYSQRGSSNLDYKTGPNERFENMPNKESSSNLSFTIDLNIQPEREEESSPVSDSMGVMKLVQESTHRYLRQQKLSIHGGTDGNH
- the LOC122594640 gene encoding B3 domain-containing transcription factor VAL3-like isoform X1; translated protein: MMMASSSGSKPCFNRFCTQAVEVPKQGWLCRTGDYADLCHRCSSVYKDGKFCDTYHVNTAGWRCCESCGKQIHCGCIVSFHMFVLLDAGGIECLNCAKTEYILTPNPSWPCASPFHHGAGERVRDISSRNWRSIAGSGPVPWRQAPVIFNTFKGQPESQSTSCSLGKRTTNNPSEGLVNDVWRVSTSEMIGGDRSTFTGGQSDGKHNSFKDVPYQSKSLSHTNALPRSSFPTTFVEYDKSSEKGKTSKAHFQRLCSPPSVGKPCYNNNGADVSIEAQAHSAFARGVYCQRLCPPPSVGKPCCNNNGADAPIGAQTLNAIARGEVRSQWLCPPPSVGKPCCNNSGAEASTRAQAHNVIARGDTWRPQLLPRYWPRITDQELQQISRGSNAKITPLFEKVLSASDVGKIGRLVLPKKCAEAYLPPISQPEGCPLVIQDLNGNDWVLHFRFWFNNGSKLYVLEGVAPCIQSMKLQAGDTVTFSRLEPDGKLVMGSRKVPLASTSDKGNATTRTRVSTHEEPLKSSIVSKSKNPDSILSEIDKASIPAKRKKGGSMCSNNEHLKLDEEILQFKVTLEQVQGLLRPPLTNTPTVVFIEDVEFEEYQEAPMIGSPTSISTNHVGFLSSTEVEQTQEHLEHYLPMINHAASSKQNISENSGSLKTIEGISVLADIASSQATARHPCHKAGCTCISCSRPPSATKHKSTCSSDVCRGKEVGNSIQNQTQLLYADIIRYSQRGSSNLDYKTGPNERFENMPNKESSSNLSFTIDLNIQPEREEESSPVSDSMGVMKLVQESTHRYLRQQKLSIHGGTDGNH